AAGCCAGTTGAAGGCTTGAGTTATCTTGAGGCACAAGCTAGCCAGGCTAGTAAAAAAAGAGAAACATCAGAGGCCGATTTTAAGAAATTATCTTCGGCAGCAGAGCAATTGAGGTCATTAGGGCGCTCTTTAGTTCACTCTCACAATGATACTTTATGTCCTTTGTGTAGTCATGATTGGAAAACGCATCAAGAACTTATTGCAGTAGTAACTATTCAAAGTGATTCGATTTCGCCCCTAGTTGCTCATCTTCATGACCAGCTTGTAGCTGATAGGGCAAATGAGGAGATTGCTCTCAAAGAGTTTAGGGCTGGTAAAGTTAAAGCTGAAATTTACCAAATGCATATACAGCGTCTTAATAGTGTTGAGCAGCAATTAAGGCAGCATGAAAAACTTTCTAATTGTTTGGGAGTAATGAAGGCGCCTGATCTATCAGGTGTTACTGTCCAAAGCATCGAAATCTGGTTTGATCGTTTACGTGTTGCTACCTCGTTGAGCAAGTGTCTCGAAACCTTGGAGTATGTTGAAATTACATTCTTGCCCGAGGGCGAGTTATCACTCCTAGGGCGCTTTATGAGTTGTATTGATAGGGTGAAGCGCTATAGAACCCATTATTCTAGCCAAGAGGGTGTGCTGACTAGAGCTCGTAATGAGTTGCAGGGCGGGCGCGAGCTATTGACGGTTCAACTTAATCAGGTAAATGTTGAAATTAGTAACTGGACTAAAAACCTTCAGTCTTCTGTGGAAAATAGCAGTGTGTTAACTTCTGCTTGGAACTCTCTGGCTCCGGGGCAGGCCGTCACACTGGATAATTATACTAAAATTCATCAGCGACTCGAAAACGAGAAGGCGATAACACAAAAGAGTCTAGAGGATTTAGCCCGTGCAGAGGCTTCTGTAAATATCAATGACGATATTAAAGCGCTTGAGATTCTGCAAGGTGAAGAAAAGTTGGTCAGTAATAAGCTTAACAAAGGGGCTCATTATTTTAGCGAGGCTGAGAGGATAATATCTATATATCGAGCGCATATTAGGTCGCTTTCCATCTCGTGCTTAGGTCCCGTATTGAAACCAGCCGCTGAACTTTTTTCACGTATGCATGCTAATGAAGTTTATAAGGGGCTTAGTATCTCTGAGGGTAGTGATGTCCTCCGCTGGACTGCAATTGCAGAGGGGCACGAAGATCAACCAATTGACGCTGAAGCCCGGTTCAGTCAAGGGCAGCGTCAGGATCTTGCATTGTCTTTGTATTTAGCGCGTGCGAGAACCGTTGGTGGCACTTTCTTTTTGGATGAGCCGATTGCTCATTTAGATGATTTAAACAGAGTCGCCATGCTAGATATATTTCGGTTGCTCGCCACGACTATGCCTAATTTGGGCCTGATCTTAACTACTTCAAGTGACGCGCTAGCTCGACATATCTCTCAAAAATTCTCGACGCCAGATACCCGCCACTTATTACGAACCATTCGATTGGATGGTAATCCAAGAAATGGTATTAAGATTGATATCGATTGACGGGCATTGGGGCCGCCTGGTGGTTATTATGGTCAATTAGGAGGGAGTAAGAAGACTTGCAGCTAGGTAATTGATAGATCGCAAGTCTTCTTGAACTTAACAGGTCGAATAATCAGCCCGCGAGAGCGGGCTGATTCGGGGTTACGCTGCGAGTAGTTCCTCCAGAGAGATGTTACGCGCTAACGCTGCCAGATCGGAACGATCAAGTTTCGAATGGAAGGGGCCGAAGCGAGGCACTTTCAGTCCGGACAAAGAGTCGCCCATTCCCCCTTTTTTGTGGCTGATGGCTACTATGCGTGCTCCCAAAACCATCAGCCGTTCGGTTGCAGCATTCCACTCCTCATTCAGCGCAAAACCTACTGCACTCAGTGCTGTGGCCCTGGCTTCATCGCACCGTTGGCGGGCATTCGTAATTTGAGTCTCAAGAGTATCGAGCTCGACTTGCAGAGCACCGAGGATCAGGTCTTGCCTTCTGACCTGCTCGTCCGTTGTTGCCAGTTGCTTAGCGGCCTTTTGCATTTCGCCGCTTGCCGATTTTTCCCCTTCGGTATCACCACTGGCGAGGCTTTTGGCGTAGGACGTTGCAGCGTCGCGCTCGGCTTGTTGCGCCTTTTCCAGTGCTTGATCGGCTTCAGATTGAATCTCCTTAAACCGCTCACTCAAGTGCTCTCTTTTTCGCTCCAGCGCTTCTATTTCAGCTGTCGCATCGGACATTGCTTGGATGGATTCGACTTTGATTTGATCGTTTTTTTCTAGGCGTTCTAGGTGTTGAATCTTCCGATCAATTGCTGCTAAGTCGTGTGGTATCGCTCGTATACGAGCTTCGGCACTGGATATTTTATCAGCAGCTTCGCTGGCTTCAGGGCTTCCAATTGGGTTGCCGACAGCACTGAAACCGCGCGGCGCGTTACGCCATTCGGTTTCCAGTTGTGGAAGGCTCTGTTCCAAGGTTTCCAGTTCTTGAATCAAGGCGGCTTGTTGCTGTTTTAGCTGGTTCATATTAAGTTCCTAAAGGCGAGAGATTGATTGATTTTTTTCCGCTGGCGGGCCAGGCCAAGGTGAGCCTGCATTCCTCATGGCGGGGCCGTTGTTAGGCCGCCTGGGCGCTGTGATCACCTTGCTCTGGCACTGCGACAACCACATAGCAGCGCTGCAAGCCCAGTCCGGGTAGTCGCACTGCGGTTGAGGCTTTGCCGTCCTTTCCAGGCTCTAGAACACCCCTTCGCAAAAGCTCTTTGTTGACCGCACTCAGGTTCATGCCTCGGAAGATTTCGGAGCGCCATGCTTCCGGCAGCACGTAGTAGGTGTTGGTGGTGTGCAGGGCATCGCCCATGCCGTGTTCCATCGTCTTGCGAAAGCCCAACCGATCAATCGTGCGTGGGCCGTGTTCATCGATCTTTGCGGCAGCAGATTCCCAGCGGGTAAAGCGGCTTTCTCCGAAGCGTTCGATGACCTGGCGCAGTCGAGCCAGGATCGCGTCACCCTCGAAGTTACCGGCGCCGCCACGCTCGGCGAGCCACGCATGCAGACACACCCGTGCGGCGGTCGTGGCCGTGCCATCGGGCCAGCCAGTGACGCCGAAAGCGGTGGCCAACTCTCCGGCCGCTGCTGCGAGGCCAAAGCGCAGGGCGGCACGTTGGGCTTGCCCACTGGCCGATGCGGGTAGGTTTTGGGTGATGAACTGCTCCACCGTGCGGCGAATGATCACCGTCCATCTGAGCATTTCTCCTGGCGCGCACAGTGCGTGCAGGAAGGCGGTGAGGGGTGTGCCGTAGTATTTAGCTACACGGGCCTTGAGCGCATCGGAGAGGGCGGCTGCATCCTCAAAACCGTTCAGCACATCGAACATGCCGAGGCCCTTGCTGGCATCCGCTGGCACCGCAAGCATGCGCACCTCCATGCCCGCTTTCAGCTCCTTGTTGGCGTCCGCCATGTGCTGCGCCAATGTCTTCTCGCCGGTCGAGAGAAACAGCAAGCGCCACTCCTGTACCTGTCGGCCCGCTTGTCCTCGATCATTCGCCCGGGCCTTACCGGTGCCGTTACCGAGCATGTAAACCGTCTCGCCAATAATGCGTGGGTCACACATGCCAATTTCATCCAGCACCAGGAGGCCGTCTGAGTGCGCAGCGGCGATGGACTCCAAGGCGTTATCTGTCGAGCGCCACGAACGCACCAGACGCGGTCCGCCATAAACCGAGGCAGCGACCTGCAAGTGGGTAGTCTTGCCCCCGGAACTGTCGCCATAGAGATGGAAGCCGCCCGACTCATGCCCGAGCAGGTTGAGCAGAGGCCCTGCAAAGGCCACAGAGACGACAAACGCCAAGCGATGGTTACCAACGCACAGCGCGCCGATTTGCTGCTGCCACTGCTCCAGAGAGCCCGCCTCGCTGATCGGTGGCAACTGCGCACCGGCCTCATAAAAATGCAGGTGTTCGGCGTGCGAGCCAATCTGTTGTTCGGGCAATAGGAACGCGTTGTCGTGCCAACCCAAGCGCGTCACCAAGCGTGCGCGCTGGGAGCTGTCGAAGCCGCCGAGATAGCTCTGCAGGTCATTACGGGCATTGCGTCCTGATCGGCTTCCGGCAAGGCGTAGCCCCATGTCCACCAGCGGGCCGAGTACGTCCTTGCCGAAGTCGCCGGTCATGGTCCGGGCTGGAATATTCCAGCGTTTTTTGGCGCCGTCCGGATCATCGAACTCGACCAATAAACCCCAGTTGTGGCCCTTGTCATCGCGAGTACGGGCGATGATTTCCAGAGGCGAGCACACGGGGCGTTCCTCACCATCGTCGCCGGAATAAAACACCCCCTCTGGCGTCAGGCGAAAGCCGCCCGGCAACAGGTCATTTTTTTTTGATTTCGCAGGACGTTTGGCGGGAGCCTCGGCCTTCGGTTGTTGAGGTTCAGTTGGCTCAGCGGCACCGCCGAAAAACTCACCGCTGCGCACCAGCTCGGCGACGTGGGCAGGTGTCCAGCCTTTGGCTAACGCATCCGCTGCATCGTCGCCGTCTGCCCATTTTCCACCCTTGATGAGCGTGGGCTTTCCGCCTTTGCTGCTGGGCTTGAGCTTGAACACGTCGAGCGAGACTCGTTGTACCGAAGCGACGCCCAGCTCAATCAACTTGAGCTCGATGGCGTCCATGCAGGTCTTGCCGCTGGCATCGTTATCCGGCCATAGCACCACCGTGCGCCCTTTGAGTGGCGTCAGGTCGGCCTTGTGCCAAGAGTTGGAGCCGTTCGGCCAGCACGTGGCTACATGGTCGGGCATCAGTTCAGCGGCGGCATCAGCAGCCTTCTCGCCTTCACATAGCACCACAGGCGCATCGGCCCGCTGTTCCAGCTCATCCAGGTGCAGCAATGGCCGAGGTTCCGGCAACCCTTGCCAGCGCCATTGTGTGGTTTGCCCATCGGAGCGCTTGCACCAGGTCAGCGGTGCAAAGACCTTCCTCGGTTTTCCTTCTTCATCTGGGCCCAGGTCGAAGCGATACAGCGCCATGACTGGCTGACCCTGAGCATCGCGATAGATCCACACTTTGGACGGAACACCGTGTTGTCGGTGTTTGGTTGGACATTTGTTCATGGCCTCGGCCGGGATCGGTTGAGTCGCGATCCACTCCGGCGTTGCGCTTTTGGCCGGTGCGCTTTTGGTGGTCGCGGAACCAGCGGAGACGTTGAGCAGATCCGCCAGTTTTTTGCAGGCTTCAACGTCCGTGCCGCCGTCGATGTAGCGCACCAAATCGATCAGGTCTCCGCCCTTATCGCCGGTGGCAAAATCCGCCCAGGTGCCTTTGCTCAAATTGACCTTGAGTGAGCCTGCACGTTTGTCTGTACGCGTCGGATTAGGTGCTGTGTATTCCTTTCCGCCGTCGACGCGTTTGCCGTTCGGCAGCCAGTGAGCAAGCACACGGTCGATGTTCTTCAGGGCGGCATTTTTTACGTCGGCAAAGCTGGGGCGTTTTGAGGTGTTGCCGGTGCGCTGAGTCATGGTGCTGTCCTCGACTCAAGCAACGCCTCGTTCACGTCGTCGATCAGCGCTTTGGCCATCTCGCCGAGGTAGAACGCAGGCCAACTAAAACGCTCGCCCGCATCGCTGATGGCGGCGTCGAGGATCAGTTGATTGGCGTGGTGCAGAATCTGGGAGACGGCTTCAAGCGCGTCTTCCAGCGGGATACCGGCATTCACCCGAAACAGGTTTTGGCCGTTACCGTTGGCAGGAGAAAACTCGGAGCGGCCACGCGTGCTGGAGTGGGTCACAGAGCACCGCCTTTCTGGCCCATCGGCACAGAGGAGGCATCACCGTACATGGCGAGTGTTTTGATCAAGCCCAAGGTGCCGCGCACGTCCCAAATTACGGATGACAGCACGCGGTTCGAGAGCTGGGGTTTATCGCTGTCTAAGTGATCTTCCAGCAGCATGAGAACTGAATTGGCACGGTCGAGGGCACAGGTGATGGCGTCGATTGGCAGACCAGCTTCGGCGTCCTGGCTGACGCAGAGCAGATCCTCGGGTAGTGCAAAGCCTGGGAGCATGCTCATTGGGCACCCCCTGCGGCTTCCAGGGCGCGAGCCTTGGACATATGGGCGTTGTAACGGGAAAGGCGTGTAGCGAGGCTGGAGTTGGCGTGTAAAGCGGCGAGAGCCATTGCTCGATGAGCGGCGGCGCGAATTTTGGACGGATTGAGGGCGTGCATTTGGTGAAGCTCCTGTATGTGAGGAGCTGCCACTGATCGTCGCCAAACGAATTAGGGTGGCAGCTGTGCGCAGGTTGGCGAACCGGGCATACAGGACCCCGGCAGACCCGAAGGTCTCCCACGCACAGCCGCCATAAAGCAGGAATGCGGGCACAAAAAAAGCGCCTGCAATCGGTATGGGGGCGCCTGTGCGCCTGCATGTACTCGGGTCGCCAAACCCGATCGCTGAATTTGCAGCGACGGTCAGAGAGTAACGCCCGTTTTTTGAAAGTGCAACTGTGCGGATCGCTTGCGGATTTTTTCGATGCGGCATAAATTGATCAGGCATGTAGATTTACCTCAACGCCTCCGGTTGCCGCCGGGGGCGTTTTCGTTTCAGGCATGGATGTCCCAGCGAAGGGAAACAAAGGGCAACAGATCGCCTTCGAGGCAGGCGCGCGCATCCTCGTAGGCGTCGATTTGTTGGCCTTCGTCGACGATGATTGCTTGGGGGGCTTGGCAGGGAACTGACAATGCGCACCAGATTCCATCTCTCCATCGCATCACCATGACGTCCCGGTTAAGGCGTTTTTGCTCCGTGCGGTAGCGTTCAAAACGCTGCATACCGCGTGATGAGAACCCGACTTTTCTGAGTACAGAAAACGGCTGCAAGATGGCCCTGTTGGCAACACGACTTTTCATGCAGCCACCTGGTCGCGAGCATCTATGCGGCTTCGTGCCCATGTTTGGATTTCAGATAAAACCCAGGCTACGGGCGCACCGCGTGCGTTGCTGTTGCTCAATTTGACGGGCAGGGGAAAGCCGCTATCGGTGCGCTGCATGAGTTTGTAGATGGTGGAACGCTTCATGCCCACGATCCGCTCGACCTCGGGCATACGGATCAATGTCGACGAAGCGTCAAAGATTGGGCTTGGTGTGGTTGAGTTAAAGCGGGGAATTTCGGTGATAGGGGCTTTCATAGATCTTGCTCTCGACTGGTTAGGACTGAGAGCAATAATCTAGGTGTGGGTCAGCGGTGAGCAGTTCACTTCCAATTGAAATCCGATTGAAATTTCTGGCTTAGAGCACGAAATGGCGTTTGAGGATGGCATCAACTCTTTTGCGAGTTAAGGCTTTTTCAGTCTCGAGCGCAATCCACTCAGGCCGTTGTTTTGAAGGTTTTGCGACTTCACGCTGTAGCCAGGCATGTACCTTCGTTGCGACGTTACGTTTGGGCATCCCCGCTGCGCGGTAGTGATGTCCCTGTTTAACTATCGCAGCGTCTCGAACGCTAATCTCATCGTTACGCTCCATTCCGCTGATGATGCCGCCCTTTTTGCGGGCCACGCTATCAATCGCTCTCACGGCGATGGATCTCAGTTCATCGTTGTTTAGGCAGGGTAGGGACGTGATCGGTTCCAGGTAGAGGGTGTACTGATCGAGCACTTCGATGTGCTTGTCCGGGTCGACCTGCATCTCTACGAATTGGCAATACAGATCCCTGGGCCAGTCATTAGGAGGTTCAGAGACATGAGACCAGGCCTCTTGATCGGCTGTTTGCATCCAACTGGCTAATGTCTCCAGCGCTTTTACGGCACAAGCCATGATGTAGCCCGCATGAGCGTCGCGCTCCGACACTGAGTGATAACCGCTGTACATTCGTACCCAATGCGCCAGGCGTGCCGTGGTGTCGGTGGAGGCATACTGAAAAATGCTCTCCTCATGGATCATCGTCTGAATGCACATACTTCCGAGATCTTTCATGCCAGCGAGATCTTTATTGATATCGTCGCGGTGAATGCGCAGCCAGCACTGGTCGATCAGGTGGCAGGCGTCAGCGACCTGTCCACAGCAGAGATCATAGAGCGATTGTGCTGAGAGAGATTTGAGCAGGCCGCTGCCTAGCGCCGAATGCAATATGACTCGGTGATCAGTCATTGCCAGGTCTCATCCGCCGTGTAACCGAAAGTCCCACGCCCTGCGCTTGAAGGGCGGAGCCAGCGAGGGTCACTTGGCAGGCTCGGGCGAAACCGCCTGCCCGCAGCACCTGAGCGCTGACTTTTGCGTTACACGCAGGGGCAGCGTTACATCGGATGTACGCTATGTCGCTCAACTGTGTAACAGGTGTGGAGGCCAATGAAACCGGGCGTTTGGCTATGGGCGTTACACGAGTAACACCCGTTACACCGGTTTTAGAGGGGGGTTGAGTATGTGCTCTCACACTGTCTTTCCAAATTGGCCCTGCACCACATTGCTAGCCTCTAATGAGTCAAGATGATCGGCATACCACTGCATCATCTGTGTGCGTTGCTCAAGGTACTGAGCTTTGTTGTAAATCCCTCGAACACCTTGTG
This region of Pseudomonas sp. MUP55 genomic DNA includes:
- a CDS encoding AAA family ATPase, which gives rise to MNSNLSIRLLSITVSNFRGIPGTITIPLDTPLIVIHAANGTGKSSICYAIEWLLTGVVNDVSTHELPCQWGKGRMEVSAECLIGQTRYELRRYGRTLTLKAGNEVNKITDADLLEMLTPDSVGGKNQKVSKNVKRNWLRSSRWLYSNALALLVDNSRASDREQIFADILGFGHLTHALQKITDYRNALPSIKGVEAKLSNIRQEIAGLTAKVNDTLLTNHEFEAMIHSSLERLGLPPASEFAEIKDRLKETKKLVEKGRIQLADKIVSLNKIYAEWDSYHQHQKHLEVSRSQLESLHERKADLEKTVSTNDLEMSKILPDFDAAARTVRWADEQLAKLEPCSALIGEGVAKKYFDANPTSAFDVRGVFAELSWSDGQRDVWRQSLNYLLSNVADINALFIQRNEIVARSQEIKPVEGLSYLEAQASQASKKRETSEADFKKLSSAAEQLRSLGRSLVHSHNDTLCPLCSHDWKTHQELIAVVTIQSDSISPLVAHLHDQLVADRANEEIALKEFRAGKVKAEIYQMHIQRLNSVEQQLRQHEKLSNCLGVMKAPDLSGVTVQSIEIWFDRLRVATSLSKCLETLEYVEITFLPEGELSLLGRFMSCIDRVKRYRTHYSSQEGVLTRARNELQGGRELLTVQLNQVNVEISNWTKNLQSSVENSSVLTSAWNSLAPGQAVTLDNYTKIHQRLENEKAITQKSLEDLARAEASVNINDDIKALEILQGEEKLVSNKLNKGAHYFSEAERIISIYRAHIRSLSISCLGPVLKPAAELFSRMHANEVYKGLSISEGSDVLRWTAIAEGHEDQPIDAEARFSQGQRQDLALSLYLARARTVGGTFFLDEPIAHLDDLNRVAMLDIFRLLATTMPNLGLILTTSSDALARHISQKFSTPDTRHLLRTIRLDGNPRNGIKIDID
- a CDS encoding DUF927 domain-containing protein, encoding MTQRTGNTSKRPSFADVKNAALKNIDRVLAHWLPNGKRVDGGKEYTAPNPTRTDKRAGSLKVNLSKGTWADFATGDKGGDLIDLVRYIDGGTDVEACKKLADLLNVSAGSATTKSAPAKSATPEWIATQPIPAEAMNKCPTKHRQHGVPSKVWIYRDAQGQPVMALYRFDLGPDEEGKPRKVFAPLTWCKRSDGQTTQWRWQGLPEPRPLLHLDELEQRADAPVVLCEGEKAADAAAELMPDHVATCWPNGSNSWHKADLTPLKGRTVVLWPDNDASGKTCMDAIELKLIELGVASVQRVSLDVFKLKPSSKGGKPTLIKGGKWADGDDAADALAKGWTPAHVAELVRSGEFFGGAAEPTEPQQPKAEAPAKRPAKSKKNDLLPGGFRLTPEGVFYSGDDGEERPVCSPLEIIARTRDDKGHNWGLLVEFDDPDGAKKRWNIPARTMTGDFGKDVLGPLVDMGLRLAGSRSGRNARNDLQSYLGGFDSSQRARLVTRLGWHDNAFLLPEQQIGSHAEHLHFYEAGAQLPPISEAGSLEQWQQQIGALCVGNHRLAFVVSVAFAGPLLNLLGHESGGFHLYGDSSGGKTTHLQVAASVYGGPRLVRSWRSTDNALESIAAAHSDGLLVLDEIGMCDPRIIGETVYMLGNGTGKARANDRGQAGRQVQEWRLLFLSTGEKTLAQHMADANKELKAGMEVRMLAVPADASKGLGMFDVLNGFEDAAALSDALKARVAKYYGTPLTAFLHALCAPGEMLRWTVIIRRTVEQFITQNLPASASGQAQRAALRFGLAAAAGELATAFGVTGWPDGTATTAARVCLHAWLAERGGAGNFEGDAILARLRQVIERFGESRFTRWESAAAKIDEHGPRTIDRLGFRKTMEHGMGDALHTTNTYYVLPEAWRSEIFRGMNLSAVNKELLRRGVLEPGKDGKASTAVRLPGLGLQRCYVVVAVPEQGDHSAQAA
- a CDS encoding helix-turn-helix transcriptional regulator: MKAPITEIPRFNSTTPSPIFDASSTLIRMPEVERIVGMKRSTIYKLMQRTDSGFPLPVKLSNSNARGAPVAWVLSEIQTWARSRIDARDQVAA
- a CDS encoding DUF3077 domain-containing protein, which codes for MTHSSTRGRSEFSPANGNGQNLFRVNAGIPLEDALEAVSQILHHANQLILDAAISDAGERFSWPAFYLGEMAKALIDDVNEALLESRTAP